A genomic segment from Polyangium mundeleinium encodes:
- a CDS encoding DUF433 domain-containing protein, protein MPVRRLWVWHRGGASVETLLRRYPNLGPARILDALSFAYDNQDLIDADLAREQALFEKQGGPTVGARPLSQLPLPFDEAAPDSAAARAAFRQPMLPGMSPALAPTTPAPAVSAPTKSAAPTTKPARKR, encoded by the coding sequence GTGCCCGTCCGGCGCCTCTGGGTCTGGCACCGCGGCGGGGCCTCGGTCGAGACCCTCTTGCGCCGCTACCCGAACCTCGGTCCGGCCCGCATCCTCGACGCGCTCTCCTTCGCGTACGACAACCAGGACCTCATCGACGCCGACCTCGCACGCGAGCAGGCGCTCTTCGAGAAACAAGGCGGCCCCACCGTCGGCGCGCGCCCCCTCTCGCAGCTCCCGCTTCCTTTCGACGAGGCCGCCCCGGACAGCGCGGCGGCCCGCGCCGCTTTCCGACAGCCCATGCTTCCCGGCATGTCGCCTGCCCTCGCCCCCACCACGCCTGCTCCTGCTGTATCCGCCCCGACCAAATCGGCGGCGCCCACGACGAAGCCCGCCCGCAAGCGCTAG
- a CDS encoding rhodanese-like domain-containing protein produces the protein MVSQISPRELADVIAAGKPVYLIDVRKPWEHERSALPGSLLVPLDELTERADEIEPPPGALVVAYCHHGVRSLSAAALLDRLGLPGVASLRGGIDAWSREIDPSIPRY, from the coding sequence TTGGTGTCCCAAATTTCTCCCCGGGAGCTCGCCGACGTGATCGCCGCGGGCAAGCCCGTCTACCTGATCGACGTCCGCAAGCCGTGGGAGCACGAACGATCGGCGCTGCCGGGCAGCCTGCTCGTCCCGCTCGACGAGCTCACCGAGCGCGCCGACGAGATCGAGCCCCCGCCCGGCGCGCTCGTGGTCGCCTATTGCCACCACGGCGTGCGTAGCCTCTCGGCCGCCGCGCTGCTCGATCGCCTGGGTCTGCCCGGTGTCGCCTCGCTCCGCGGCGGCATCGACGCCTGGTCGCGCGAGATCGACCCGAGCATCCCCCGCTACTGA
- a CDS encoding carotenoid oxygenase family protein, whose translation MQIVTSAYLEGNWGPVHDELDVPNLHVIGEIPRDLRGTFVRNGPNAQFAPIGRYHFFDGDGMVHAVRIEDGRASYRNRWVRTKGFAFEREAGRALWTGFAEPPNVAEPPHGMIYKNVANTAFALHGSRLHATWEGGAPHEIRLPDLETVGQVDFEGQLDYPFTAHPKVDEGTGEMVFFGYTLWMPYIKYGVVGPDRRLDHYVQIPLDVPVMMHDFAITEHYSIFFHLPYTFRLERMERGEVPLAFERDRPSRFGILPRRGDASQMRWFELPACFVFHVWNAYEEGSRVVLLASRLSHTDVMGASSAQKRGDYDGGRAWRFTFDLATGEAKEEQLDDAQADFTRIDDRLTGKKNRFGTAARFVQGSALPWIDGVVRYDFDKGRSDTHVFGKNRFGGEMVFAPREGATSEDDGYVVGFVHDEGTGESEMIVLDAREIGRGPLARVRMPRRVPYGFHAAWVPA comes from the coding sequence ATGCAAATCGTCACGAGCGCTTATCTCGAAGGAAACTGGGGACCGGTGCACGACGAGCTCGACGTGCCGAATTTGCATGTGATCGGCGAGATCCCGCGGGACCTGCGCGGTACGTTCGTGCGCAATGGCCCGAATGCGCAGTTCGCGCCGATCGGGCGGTACCATTTCTTCGACGGCGATGGGATGGTGCACGCGGTGCGCATCGAAGACGGGCGCGCGTCATACCGGAACCGCTGGGTCCGTACGAAAGGGTTCGCGTTCGAACGCGAGGCGGGCCGGGCGCTCTGGACCGGCTTCGCGGAGCCGCCGAACGTGGCCGAGCCGCCGCACGGGATGATCTACAAGAACGTGGCGAACACGGCGTTTGCCCTGCACGGGTCGCGGCTTCATGCGACGTGGGAGGGAGGCGCGCCGCACGAGATCCGTTTGCCTGATCTGGAGACGGTGGGACAGGTCGATTTCGAGGGCCAGCTCGATTACCCGTTCACCGCGCACCCGAAGGTGGACGAGGGGACGGGGGAGATGGTGTTTTTCGGGTACACGCTCTGGATGCCGTATATCAAATATGGCGTCGTCGGGCCGGATCGGCGGCTCGACCACTACGTGCAGATTCCGCTCGACGTGCCCGTGATGATGCACGACTTCGCGATCACGGAACATTACTCGATCTTCTTTCACCTGCCCTACACGTTCCGGCTGGAGCGCATGGAGCGCGGGGAGGTGCCGCTCGCCTTCGAGCGGGATCGGCCGAGCCGATTCGGGATCCTGCCGCGGCGGGGCGACGCGTCGCAGATGCGATGGTTCGAGCTGCCGGCGTGCTTCGTCTTTCACGTGTGGAATGCGTACGAGGAGGGCTCGCGCGTGGTGCTGCTCGCGAGTCGGCTCTCCCATACCGACGTGATGGGGGCGTCGTCCGCGCAGAAGAGGGGCGATTACGACGGCGGGCGCGCGTGGCGATTCACGTTTGATCTCGCGACGGGCGAGGCCAAGGAGGAGCAGCTCGACGATGCACAGGCGGATTTCACGCGCATCGACGACCGGCTGACGGGGAAGAAAAATCGGTTCGGCACGGCAGCGCGTTTCGTGCAGGGCTCGGCTCTGCCGTGGATCGACGGGGTCGTGCGGTACGATTTCGACAAGGGCCGGAGCGATACGCACGTGTTCGGAAAAAACCGCTTCGGCGGCGAAATGGTGTTTGCGCCGCGGGAAGGTGCCACGTCGGAAGACGACGGGTACGTCGTGGGGTTCGTGCACGACGAGGGGACGGGGGAATCGGAGATGATCGTGCTCGACGCGCGGGAGATCGGGCGCGGGCCTCTGGCGCGCGTGCGAATGCCGAGGCGCGTGCCGTACGGGTTCCACGCGGCGTGGGTGCCCGCGTGA
- a CDS encoding LysM peptidoglycan-binding domain-containing protein, whose amino-acid sequence MRRPRDAILLLAVFLFVLGLGALAAAAPPEPKESKGTVTLPLSRWRALEDDLAAPAPPHPAAEGVLWVSRRIEGRFRKGLWTGRLVARFDVLPGGPVRVPVLDHRAVLGEVTLDGEPAALLEDGARYALPLDHAGRHELTVDFHWGRETERFTRTLDLSLPEGGPVALEARIAERGITPTLAGGALASFTEQGGDTVVTGHLDGSGELRLSWKQSKSSEPRGEARIEAREHTLFRVSEALVTGQSRIDLHVLEGETDTIRLSLPPGVEVLRVEGDAVLQWHPLATEKEGRVLVVLLRHLVADEARIRVDFQLANQPQAPIELVMPLPSAPIPTVGSLGVLGPPGLRLDPRSVEAAERLAPREIPEELQALGTGPVLFGYRFDKSPRIVLSASPLPELELARTVVDELSASTVVLGDGTERTKVALRIRNDGRQYVELALPEGARPLRSFIDGREVRPALLGQRLLLPLRQSERLAADQTRIHTVRAGETLSDVANLYYADPSAWQRISAKNRAVIPESGSLVEGTRLEIPPAAEATKEAFFVIEVAYERPLHALGAFGLEKLRLPGLDVDTTKAVWHVYFPSSHEPLEFRGNLRQASRIKYDPFRRLQWYLQSALGVSTASAGGYENILQKRRAIYNDEATGGGEPFAALTEFPLVGERYRFRRILLGREIPEITVVYASNGLLSWVRHGALVAAFVAAAFALRRRGRAPLLALVGTLVLLVCLAHFVPGIHRRILWGLDFALFLALARRAWPRVRRLARAFARAPWLLARMITARRLVAAAGFSWLLGELAAHPMLLSLAALVSLSAVWFRLRILAERRRSRHAT is encoded by the coding sequence ATGCGACGCCCGCGTGACGCCATCCTCCTTCTCGCGGTGTTTCTTTTTGTCCTCGGCCTCGGCGCCCTCGCTGCCGCCGCGCCGCCGGAACCAAAAGAATCCAAAGGCACCGTAACGCTCCCGTTATCGCGGTGGCGAGCCCTCGAAGACGACCTCGCCGCCCCTGCGCCTCCGCATCCCGCCGCCGAGGGCGTCTTATGGGTCTCGCGGCGTATCGAGGGCCGCTTCCGCAAAGGCCTCTGGACGGGCCGCCTCGTCGCCCGCTTCGACGTCCTGCCTGGCGGCCCGGTCCGCGTCCCTGTCCTCGATCATCGCGCCGTCCTCGGCGAGGTCACGCTCGACGGCGAGCCGGCCGCGTTGCTCGAAGACGGCGCGCGATATGCCCTCCCGCTCGACCACGCGGGCCGTCACGAACTCACCGTCGATTTCCACTGGGGCCGCGAGACCGAGCGATTCACCCGCACGCTCGACCTCTCGCTCCCCGAGGGCGGCCCTGTCGCGCTCGAGGCTCGCATCGCCGAGCGTGGCATCACGCCGACCCTCGCCGGCGGCGCGCTCGCCTCGTTCACCGAGCAAGGCGGCGACACCGTCGTCACGGGCCACCTCGACGGAAGCGGCGAGCTTCGTTTGTCCTGGAAACAAAGCAAGTCGAGCGAGCCCCGCGGCGAGGCGCGCATCGAGGCCCGCGAACACACGCTTTTCCGCGTCAGCGAGGCGCTCGTCACCGGCCAGAGCCGGATCGACCTCCACGTCCTCGAAGGCGAGACCGACACGATCCGGCTCTCCTTGCCCCCCGGCGTGGAGGTGCTTCGTGTCGAGGGCGACGCCGTCCTGCAATGGCACCCCCTCGCGACCGAAAAGGAGGGCCGCGTCCTCGTCGTCCTTCTCCGCCACCTCGTCGCCGACGAGGCGCGGATTCGTGTCGATTTCCAGCTCGCGAACCAGCCGCAGGCGCCCATCGAGCTCGTGATGCCCCTGCCGAGCGCACCGATTCCCACCGTGGGTTCGCTCGGCGTGCTCGGGCCACCGGGATTGCGCCTGGATCCGCGTAGTGTCGAGGCTGCCGAGCGCCTCGCCCCGCGCGAGATCCCCGAGGAGCTCCAGGCGCTCGGCACGGGCCCCGTGCTCTTCGGGTATCGATTCGACAAATCGCCGCGGATCGTCCTTTCGGCCTCGCCTTTGCCCGAGCTCGAGCTCGCGCGCACGGTCGTGGACGAGCTCTCGGCGTCCACGGTTGTCCTCGGCGACGGCACCGAGCGCACGAAGGTCGCGCTCCGCATTCGCAACGACGGCCGGCAATACGTCGAGCTCGCCTTGCCCGAGGGCGCGCGGCCCCTGCGCTCGTTCATCGACGGCCGCGAGGTGCGTCCCGCCCTGCTCGGCCAGCGCCTTCTCTTGCCGCTTCGCCAGAGCGAGCGCCTCGCCGCCGACCAGACCCGCATTCATACCGTGCGCGCCGGCGAGACCCTGAGCGACGTCGCGAACCTCTATTACGCCGACCCCTCCGCCTGGCAGCGGATCTCCGCGAAAAACCGCGCCGTCATCCCGGAGAGCGGCTCCCTTGTCGAAGGCACGCGCCTCGAAATTCCTCCCGCGGCCGAGGCCACGAAGGAGGCCTTTTTCGTCATCGAGGTCGCCTACGAGCGCCCGCTCCACGCGCTCGGCGCGTTTGGTCTGGAAAAACTCCGCCTCCCCGGCCTCGACGTCGACACCACGAAGGCCGTCTGGCATGTCTACTTCCCGTCTTCGCACGAGCCGCTCGAATTCCGGGGCAACCTCCGCCAGGCGTCCCGCATCAAATACGACCCGTTCCGCCGGCTGCAATGGTACCTGCAATCGGCGCTCGGCGTCTCGACCGCGTCGGCGGGCGGATACGAAAACATTCTCCAGAAGCGCCGCGCCATCTATAACGATGAGGCCACGGGCGGCGGCGAGCCCTTCGCCGCGCTGACCGAGTTCCCCCTCGTCGGCGAGCGTTATCGCTTCCGCCGTATCCTCCTCGGCCGCGAGATCCCCGAGATCACCGTCGTCTACGCGTCGAACGGCCTGCTCTCCTGGGTCCGGCACGGCGCGCTCGTGGCCGCGTTCGTCGCGGCGGCCTTCGCGCTCCGGCGCCGGGGACGCGCGCCTCTCCTCGCGCTCGTCGGTACGCTCGTGCTCCTCGTCTGCCTCGCCCATTTCGTTCCCGGCATTCACCGCCGCATTCTGTGGGGCCTCGATTTCGCGCTCTTCCTCGCGCTCGCGCGCCGCGCGTGGCCCCGCGTCCGCCGCCTCGCGCGCGCCTTCGCCCGCGCGCCGTGGCTCCTCGCCCGGATGATCACCGCCCGCAGGCTCGTCGCAGCCGCGGGTTTTTCCTGGCTCCTCGGCGAGCTCGCCGCTCACCCGATGCTCCTCTCCCTGGCCGCGCTCGTGTCCTTGTCCGCCGTGTGGTTCCGCCTGCGGATCCTCGCGGAGCGGCGGAGGTCTCGTCATGCAACGTAA
- a CDS encoding DUF7793 family protein has translation MLSYDPRGYVKKVTKDGAEYTLQDAEEDFEAAKKLGGGQPRPLLVDERGLRGADHSVRKFWVSPDVPAVCKCVAVITGSSPVSNMIGNFVITVSKPAVPTKLFASEQAAMPWIEWFLDEEHDSPPPSIRFR, from the coding sequence GTGCTATCGTACGATCCGCGCGGATACGTCAAAAAGGTGACGAAGGACGGCGCGGAATACACGCTGCAGGACGCCGAAGAGGATTTCGAGGCGGCCAAAAAGCTCGGCGGCGGCCAGCCGCGCCCCCTGCTCGTGGACGAGCGGGGCCTGCGTGGCGCCGATCACTCGGTACGCAAGTTCTGGGTGAGCCCCGACGTCCCGGCCGTCTGCAAATGCGTCGCGGTGATCACGGGCAGCTCGCCGGTCAGCAACATGATCGGCAACTTCGTGATCACGGTCTCGAAGCCCGCCGTGCCGACGAAGCTCTTCGCCTCGGAGCAGGCCGCGATGCCGTGGATCGAGTGGTTCCTCGACGAGGAGCACGACAGCCCCCCGCCGTCGATCCGGTTCCGCTGA
- a CDS encoding PAS domain S-box protein produces MGTDDRDDGRRDWPPPSAGPPSDAGLREAVTMLRRLRAGDLVFPSRERGGLIGEILREIEALGSKVLSERKAEDERIATLTHVVVQLAALNFEARAAISPGHDKLDGIAAGLNMLREELQSSTVSRTYLDSVFASMADALVVVDASGLVRTVNRATTELLGFTDRELVGKPVSTLFLEELDPAQILALHGHEMQCLTKSGAVLEASVSSSPLQNGSTSEGFVCVLRDITDRKRAEEERMRLEEAIRAKNDLIRTMSTPLIPITDEIVVMPLVGTLDCERADQVIESLLRGIAAIQPRVAILDITAVPVVDADVASALVRAAHAARLLGVDVVLTGLRAEVAKTLVDMGLDLPGVRTCSTLKSGIALSMNRKAQKAEAPRRSS; encoded by the coding sequence ATGGGAACAGACGATCGTGACGACGGACGACGAGATTGGCCGCCCCCGAGCGCGGGGCCGCCGAGCGACGCCGGTCTACGCGAGGCCGTGACCATGCTGCGCCGCCTGCGCGCCGGGGATCTCGTGTTCCCGAGCCGCGAGCGTGGTGGGCTCATCGGCGAGATCCTCCGTGAGATCGAGGCCCTCGGGAGCAAGGTCCTCTCGGAGCGCAAGGCCGAGGACGAGCGGATCGCCACGCTGACGCACGTGGTCGTGCAGCTCGCCGCGCTGAACTTCGAGGCGCGCGCCGCCATCAGCCCGGGGCACGACAAACTCGACGGGATCGCCGCGGGCCTGAACATGCTGCGCGAGGAGCTGCAGAGCTCGACGGTCTCGCGGACGTACCTCGACAGCGTCTTCGCCTCGATGGCGGATGCGCTCGTCGTGGTCGACGCGTCGGGCCTCGTCCGGACCGTGAACCGCGCGACGACGGAGCTGCTTGGCTTCACCGATCGGGAGCTCGTCGGCAAGCCCGTGAGCACGCTCTTCCTGGAGGAGCTCGATCCCGCGCAAATCCTCGCACTCCACGGGCACGAGATGCAGTGCTTGACGAAGTCGGGCGCGGTCCTCGAGGCCTCGGTGTCGTCCTCGCCGCTCCAGAACGGCAGCACGAGCGAGGGGTTCGTGTGCGTGCTGCGTGACATCACGGATCGGAAACGCGCCGAGGAAGAGCGCATGCGCCTCGAGGAGGCGATCCGCGCGAAGAACGATCTCATCCGGACGATGAGCACGCCGCTCATCCCGATCACGGACGAGATCGTGGTCATGCCGCTCGTGGGCACGCTGGACTGCGAGCGGGCGGATCAGGTGATCGAGTCCCTCTTGCGAGGCATCGCGGCGATCCAGCCGCGCGTCGCGATCCTCGACATCACGGCGGTGCCCGTGGTGGACGCGGACGTGGCGAGCGCGCTCGTCCGCGCGGCGCACGCGGCGCGCTTGCTCGGCGTGGACGTGGTCCTCACGGGCCTGCGCGCCGAAGTGGCGAAGACCCTCGTCGACATGGGGCTCGATTTGCCCGGTGTCAGGACGTGCAGCACGCTGAAGAGCGGCATTGCGCTCTCGATGAACCGCAAGGCACAGAAGGCCGAGGCTCCCAGGAGAAGTTCATAA